In Mesorhizobium sp., one DNA window encodes the following:
- a CDS encoding shikimate dehydrogenase: MMGISGTTRLILLVGHPVAQVRSPPFINSYLAATRANTVVVPVEVAPEAIDAFFASARATENCAGVSVTVPHKQAAFRAVDERSERAIRIGAVNVIRRESDGRFVGDMTDGVAFVEALARHGHAPRGGCAVLAGAAGGAGAAIADAFCMAGVATLALVDIDARRTAERARLLREAYPTVTVVEGWPDGLAPSFAVNASPMGMRPGDPPPLDLDRLAPSCIVADVVTKPDLTPLLTEAARRGHPVQTGGEMAEAQLGPQMRHLGLWRGTGAAPRREGSA, encoded by the coding sequence ATGATGGGGATCAGCGGCACAACGCGCCTGATACTGCTGGTCGGACATCCGGTCGCACAGGTGCGCAGCCCGCCCTTCATCAACTCCTATCTCGCCGCGACGCGGGCGAACACCGTCGTCGTGCCGGTCGAGGTCGCGCCGGAGGCGATCGACGCCTTCTTCGCGTCGGCCCGGGCTACGGAGAACTGCGCCGGAGTCTCGGTCACCGTACCGCACAAGCAGGCGGCGTTCCGCGCAGTGGATGAGCGGAGCGAGCGGGCAATCCGCATCGGCGCGGTGAACGTGATCCGCCGCGAGTCCGACGGTCGCTTCGTCGGCGACATGACCGATGGCGTCGCCTTCGTCGAAGCCCTTGCCCGCCACGGCCATGCGCCGCGAGGCGGGTGTGCGGTGCTTGCCGGCGCCGCGGGCGGTGCCGGCGCGGCAATCGCCGACGCTTTCTGCATGGCGGGCGTGGCCACGCTGGCGCTCGTGGACATCGATGCCCGCCGCACCGCGGAACGCGCGCGTCTTCTGCGCGAGGCCTATCCGACGGTGACCGTGGTGGAGGGATGGCCCGACGGCCTCGCTCCCTCTTTCGCCGTCAACGCCTCGCCGATGGGGATGAGGCCGGGAGATCCCCCGCCCCTCGATCTCGACCGGCTGGCGCCGTCCTGCATCGTCGCCGACGTGGTGACGAAGCCGGACCTGACGCCGCTCCTCACCGAGGCCGCCCGGCGCGGCCATCCGGTCCAGACCGGTGGTGAGATGGCCGAGGCACAGCTCGGGCCGCAGATGCGGCATCTCGGCCTGTGGCGGGGAACAGGCGCAGCGCCGCGGAGAGAAGGAAGCGCGTGA